From Pseudomonas sp. FP2335, the proteins below share one genomic window:
- a CDS encoding tRNA-dihydrouridine synthase, whose protein sequence is MQIALAPMEGLVDNILRDVLTRVGGIDWCVTEFIRVNDRLLTPAYFHKLAPELLHGAHTAAGVPLRVQLLGSDPVCLAENAALAAELGSEVIDLNFGCPAKTVNKSRGGAVLLKEPELLNQIVEHVRRAVPAHIPVTAKMRLGFDSPDGALVCATALAEGGAAHIVVHARTKTDGYKPPAHWEWIPRVQDVVKVPVFANGDIWSVEDWKRCREVSGAEDIMLGRGLVARPDLARQIAAARAGEEVVEMTWAQMQPMLQEFWTQSVAQLTERQAPGRLKQWLAMLTRNYPEAVELFTAMRRETDLEQVSRLLGMPHPAAA, encoded by the coding sequence ATGCAAATTGCTTTGGCGCCCATGGAGGGGTTGGTCGACAACATCCTGCGGGACGTGTTGACCCGCGTGGGTGGGATCGATTGGTGCGTGACCGAATTCATCCGCGTCAACGACCGCCTGCTCACCCCGGCGTATTTCCACAAACTTGCTCCCGAACTGCTGCACGGTGCCCACACCGCGGCGGGCGTGCCGCTGCGCGTGCAGTTGCTTGGTTCCGACCCGGTGTGCCTGGCGGAAAACGCCGCGCTCGCTGCCGAGTTGGGCTCCGAGGTGATCGACCTGAACTTCGGTTGCCCGGCCAAGACGGTCAACAAGTCCCGTGGCGGCGCGGTGTTGCTCAAGGAGCCGGAGCTGCTCAACCAGATCGTCGAGCACGTACGCCGCGCCGTTCCCGCGCACATCCCGGTTACCGCGAAGATGCGCCTGGGTTTCGACAGCCCGGATGGCGCCCTGGTCTGCGCCACGGCCCTGGCCGAAGGCGGCGCCGCGCATATCGTGGTGCATGCGCGGACCAAGACCGACGGCTACAAGCCGCCGGCGCACTGGGAGTGGATTCCGCGCGTGCAGGATGTGGTCAAGGTGCCGGTGTTTGCCAACGGCGACATCTGGAGCGTTGAAGACTGGAAGCGTTGCCGCGAAGTCAGCGGCGCCGAAGACATCATGCTCGGCCGTGGCCTGGTGGCGCGGCCCGACCTGGCGCGGCAGATTGCAGCAGCGCGGGCCGGTGAAGAAGTCGTGGAGATGACCTGGGCGCAGATGCAGCCCATGCTCCAGGAGTTCTGGACCCAATCGGTGGCGCAGCTGACCGAGCGCCAGGCGCCGGGCCGTTTGAAACAATGGCTGGCAATGTTGACGCGCAACTACCCTGAAGCGGTTGAACTGTTCACCGCGATGCGCCGAGAGACCGATCTAGAGCAGGTCAGCCGGCTGTTGGGCATGCCCCATCCGGCGGCGGCATAA
- a CDS encoding thioesterase family protein, producing the protein MGWDLATPFIIDLQVGAEDIDGLGHANNAVYVSWLERCAWRHSQRLGLDLTEYRRLDRAMAVVRHEIDYLAAGYEGDELQLATWIVDWDQRLKMTRRFQLARPRDGATLLRAHTTFVCIELSSGKPKRMPAEFLDGYGPALTGG; encoded by the coding sequence ATGGGCTGGGATCTGGCAACGCCGTTTATCATCGACCTGCAGGTCGGCGCCGAAGACATCGACGGCCTGGGCCACGCCAACAATGCCGTTTACGTGTCCTGGCTGGAACGCTGCGCCTGGCGCCATTCCCAGCGCCTGGGCCTGGACCTCACCGAATACCGCAGGCTGGATCGCGCCATGGCGGTGGTGCGCCACGAGATCGATTACCTCGCCGCCGGCTACGAAGGCGACGAACTGCAACTGGCCACCTGGATCGTCGACTGGGACCAGCGCCTGAAAATGACCCGCCGCTTCCAATTGGCCCGCCCCCGCGACGGCGCGACCCTGCTGAGGGCGCACACCACCTTTGTCTGCATCGAGCTGTCCAGCGGCAAGCCCAAGCGTATGCCCGCCGAGTTTCTTGACGGTTATGGCCCCGCCCTGACGGGGGGTTAA
- a CDS encoding alpha/beta fold hydrolase, which yields MGTLTWIRRFNGTLGHLAPQTVANQMRRAFMTPRELPPRDWELPLLAQSERITLRFGLSALRWGQGPAVLLMHGWEGRPTQFASLISALVNDGYSVIALDGPAHGRSPGREAHVLLFARAMLEAAAELPPLHAVIGHSMGGASAMLAVQLGLRTEALVSIAAPSRFLDVLRGFTQMVGLPARARSAFIQEVEHTFGMPLKHLDVAHYQMNIPGLIVHAEDDTFVPVKASQAIHEAWFDSRLLRLEQGGHQKVLADPRVTDAVLALLAGRRLQARQTA from the coding sequence ATGGGCACGCTGACCTGGATTCGTCGCTTCAACGGCACCCTGGGGCATCTGGCGCCGCAAACCGTGGCCAACCAGATGCGACGTGCGTTCATGACGCCACGCGAGCTGCCGCCACGCGACTGGGAGTTGCCGTTGCTGGCGCAATCAGAGCGCATCACCCTGCGTTTCGGCCTGTCGGCGTTGCGCTGGGGCCAAGGGCCCGCCGTGCTGTTGATGCATGGCTGGGAAGGGCGCCCCACGCAGTTCGCCAGCCTGATCAGCGCATTGGTGAATGACGGTTATTCCGTAATTGCCCTCGACGGCCCCGCCCACGGGCGTTCGCCCGGGCGTGAAGCCCATGTGCTGCTGTTCGCCCGCGCGATGTTGGAGGCGGCGGCCGAGTTGCCGCCGCTGCACGCCGTGATTGGTCACTCCATGGGCGGCGCCAGCGCGATGCTGGCGGTGCAACTGGGGCTGCGTACCGAAGCGCTGGTAAGCATTGCCGCGCCGTCGCGATTCCTTGATGTGCTTCGAGGGTTCACCCAGATGGTCGGCCTGCCGGCGCGGGCCCGTTCGGCGTTTATCCAGGAGGTCGAACACACCTTCGGCATGCCGTTGAAGCATCTGGATGTGGCCCACTACCAAATGAACATCCCCGGCCTGATCGTGCATGCCGAAGACGACACCTTCGTCCCCGTCAAAGCCTCCCAGGCGATCCACGAAGCCTGGTTCGACAGCCGCCTGTTGCGTCTGGAGCAGGGCGGTCATCAGAAAGTCCTGGCCGACCCCCGGGTGACCGACGCGGTGCTGGCGCTGTTGGCCGGCCGCCGTCTACAGGCGCGGCAAACCGCCTGA
- a CDS encoding TetR/AcrR family transcriptional regulator has translation MSDKKAQTRERILQAASAALIQRGPAEPSVGEVMGAAGLTVGGFYAHFESKDALMLEAFTQLLAKRRAAIDDMDALLTGEERRGLVAAFYLSRKHRDSTVQACPIPATVGEMSRLPDEFRQALNEHCELMAAQLAASPEDTDKALADMALMIGGLALARALGPGELSDRVLRAAKSAVR, from the coding sequence ATGAGCGATAAAAAAGCACAAACCCGCGAACGCATTTTGCAGGCGGCCAGCGCGGCGTTGATCCAGCGTGGCCCGGCCGAGCCGAGTGTCGGTGAAGTGATGGGGGCAGCGGGGCTCACCGTCGGTGGTTTTTACGCGCACTTCGAAAGCAAGGACGCGCTGATGCTGGAGGCATTCACTCAATTGCTGGCCAAGCGTCGTGCGGCCATTGACGATATGGATGCGCTGTTGACCGGTGAAGAGCGCCGAGGCCTTGTGGCGGCGTTTTACCTGTCGCGCAAACACCGCGATTCCACCGTTCAGGCCTGTCCGATCCCGGCGACCGTCGGCGAAATGAGCCGCCTGCCGGATGAATTCCGCCAGGCGCTGAACGAGCACTGTGAGCTGATGGCCGCCCAATTGGCCGCCAGCCCCGAAGACACCGACAAGGCCCTGGCCGACATGGCGTTGATGATCGGTGGCCTGGCCCTGGCGCGGGCCCTCGGCCCTGGTGAATTGTCTGACCGTGTATTGCGTGCCGCCAAGTCGGCCGTGCGCTAG
- the gltX gene encoding glutamate--tRNA ligase, whose protein sequence is MTTVRTRIAPSPTGDPHVGTAYIALFNYCFAKQHGGEFILRIEDTDQLRSTRESEQQIFDALRWLGITWAEGPDVGGPHGPYRQSERSDIYKQYTQQLVDMGHAFPCFCTAEELDQMRAEQQARGETPRYDGRALLLSKEEVAQRLAAGEPHVIRMKVPSEGVCVVPDMLRGDVEIPWDRMDMQVLMKTDGLPTYFLANVVDDHLMGITHVLRGEEWLPSAPKLILLYEYFGWEQPQLCYMPLLRNPDKSKLSKRKNPTSVTFYERMGFMPEAMLNYLGRMGWSMPDEREKFSLQEMVDNFDLSRVSLGGPIFDIEKLSWLNGQWLRDLPVEEFASRVQQWALNPEYMMKIAPLVQGRVETFSQVAPLASFFFAGGVNPDAKLFESKKLSGDQVRQLMQLILWKLESLRQWEKDAITATIQAVVESLELKLRDAMPLMFAAITGQASSVSVLDAMEILGPDLTRFRLRQALDLLGGVSKKENKEWEKLLGAIA, encoded by the coding sequence ATGACCACCGTCCGCACGCGCATCGCGCCATCGCCTACTGGGGATCCCCACGTCGGCACTGCCTACATCGCCTTGTTCAACTACTGCTTTGCCAAGCAGCACGGTGGTGAATTCATCCTGCGGATCGAAGACACCGACCAACTGCGCTCGACCCGTGAGTCGGAGCAGCAGATTTTCGATGCCCTGCGCTGGTTGGGCATTACCTGGGCCGAGGGCCCGGACGTCGGTGGTCCCCACGGCCCGTATCGCCAGAGCGAGCGCAGCGACATCTACAAGCAGTACACCCAGCAACTGGTCGACATGGGGCACGCGTTCCCATGCTTCTGCACCGCCGAAGAGCTGGACCAGATGCGTGCCGAGCAACAGGCGCGTGGCGAAACCCCGCGTTACGACGGCCGCGCGCTGCTGCTGTCGAAAGAAGAAGTGGCCCAGCGCCTGGCGGCCGGCGAGCCCCATGTGATCCGCATGAAGGTGCCGAGCGAAGGCGTGTGCGTGGTGCCGGACATGCTGCGCGGTGACGTCGAGATCCCGTGGGATCGCATGGACATGCAAGTGCTGATGAAGACCGACGGCCTGCCGACGTACTTCCTGGCCAACGTGGTCGACGACCACCTGATGGGCATCACCCACGTGCTGCGCGGTGAAGAATGGCTGCCGTCGGCGCCTAAGCTGATCCTGCTCTACGAGTACTTCGGCTGGGAACAACCGCAACTGTGCTACATGCCGCTGTTGCGTAACCCGGACAAGAGCAAGCTGTCCAAGCGCAAGAACCCGACCTCGGTGACGTTCTACGAGCGCATGGGCTTCATGCCGGAAGCGATGCTCAACTACCTGGGCCGCATGGGCTGGTCGATGCCGGACGAGCGCGAGAAGTTCTCGCTGCAGGAAATGGTCGACAATTTTGACCTGTCCCGCGTGTCCTTGGGGGGGCCAATCTTCGACATCGAGAAACTGTCGTGGCTCAACGGCCAATGGTTGCGTGACCTGCCGGTGGAAGAGTTCGCCAGCCGCGTGCAGCAGTGGGCGTTGAACCCCGAGTACATGATGAAGATCGCACCGCTGGTGCAGGGCAGGGTGGAGACGTTCAGCCAGGTCGCACCGTTGGCCAGCTTCTTCTTTGCCGGTGGCGTGAACCCGGATGCCAAGTTGTTCGAATCCAAGAAGCTCTCGGGCGATCAGGTGCGCCAGTTGATGCAGTTGATCCTGTGGAAGCTGGAAAGCCTGCGCCAATGGGAGAAGGACGCGATCACCGCGACGATCCAGGCGGTGGTGGAATCCCTCGAATTGAAATTGCGCGATGCCATGCCGCTGATGTTTGCCGCGATCACCGGGCAGGCCAGTTCGGTATCGGTGCTGGATGCGATGGAAATTCTCGGCCCGGACCTCACGCGTTTCCGTCTGCGCCAAGCCCTTGATTTGCTTGGTGGTGTGTCGAAGAAAGAAAACAAAGAGTGGGAAAAGCTGTTGGGCGCTATCGCTTAA
- a CDS encoding HlyD family secretion protein, translating to MPAPLKRRLFIFVCLVVLIGLGFFAQWFFKGRFYESTDNAYVQGEITRVSSQLGARIVEVKVGDNEHVQKGQLLVQLEADDFHLAVDRANAALAMREAERTQAQSKLTQQASLIAAGAAKVASSQASLGRSQIDLSRAQTLRKPGYVSEERVTTLSADNHIARSQVTMAQADLQGQRQQVNALNAEIKRLDALIANARTDLAQAELNLTRSEIHAPISGLVGQRAARNGQYVQAGAYLLSIVPDQDIWIQANFKETQIGHMQPGQKAKLTFDAYPDTPIEARVDSLFAASGAQFSLLPPDNATGNFTKVVQRIPVKLTFATDNPLHGKIRPGMSVTVKVNIKDQPDGR from the coding sequence ATGCCAGCCCCACTGAAACGCCGACTGTTTATCTTCGTGTGCCTCGTAGTCCTGATCGGCCTGGGCTTCTTCGCCCAGTGGTTCTTCAAGGGCCGCTTCTATGAAAGCACCGACAACGCCTATGTGCAGGGTGAGATCACCCGCGTGTCCAGCCAGCTCGGCGCCCGCATCGTCGAGGTCAAGGTCGGCGATAACGAACACGTACAAAAAGGCCAGCTCCTGGTACAGCTCGAAGCCGACGACTTCCACCTCGCCGTCGACCGCGCCAACGCCGCCCTGGCCATGCGCGAGGCCGAACGCACCCAGGCACAAAGCAAACTCACCCAGCAAGCCAGCCTGATCGCCGCCGGCGCGGCCAAAGTCGCGTCAAGCCAGGCCAGCCTCGGCCGCTCGCAGATCGACCTGTCCCGCGCACAAACCCTGCGCAAGCCCGGCTACGTCTCGGAAGAACGCGTGACCACCCTCTCCGCCGACAACCACATCGCCCGCTCCCAGGTGACCATGGCCCAGGCCGACCTGCAGGGCCAGCGCCAGCAGGTCAACGCCCTCAACGCCGAGATCAAGCGCCTCGACGCGCTGATCGCCAACGCCAGGACTGACCTGGCCCAGGCCGAACTCAACCTCACCCGCAGCGAGATCCACGCGCCGATCAGCGGCCTGGTGGGCCAGCGCGCCGCACGCAACGGCCAGTACGTACAGGCCGGCGCCTACCTGCTGTCGATCGTCCCCGACCAAGACATCTGGATCCAGGCCAACTTCAAGGAAACCCAGATCGGCCACATGCAGCCCGGGCAAAAGGCCAAGCTGACCTTCGACGCCTACCCCGACACGCCCATCGAGGCCCGGGTCGACAGCCTGTTCGCCGCCTCCGGTGCGCAGTTCAGCCTGTTGCCGCCGGACAATGCCACGGGCAACTTCACCAAAGTCGTACAGCGCATCCCGGTAAAACTGACCTTCGCCACGGATAACCCGCTGCACGGCAAGATCCGTCCCGGGATGTCCGTGACCGTCAAAGTGAACATCAAAGACCAGCCCGATGGCCGGTGA
- a CDS encoding MDR family MFS transporter, whose translation MMSVMLGAFMAVLDIQITNSSLKDIQGALSATLEEGSWISTSYLVAEIIMIPLTAWLVQLLSARRLAVWVSVGFLIASLMCSMAWSLESMIVFRALQGFTGGALIPLAFTLTLIKLPEHHRAKGMAMFAMTATFAPSIGPTIGGWLTENWGWEYIFYINVPPGLLMIAGLLYGLEKKASNWDLLKSTDYLGIATLAVGLGCLQVFLEEGHRKDWLESNLIVSLGSIALLSLITFVIVQLSKPNPLINLGILANRNFGLSSIASIGMGVGLYGSIYLLPLYLAQIQNYNALQIGEVIMWMGVPQLFLIPLVPKLMKYVSPKWLCTVGFGLFGLASFSSGVLNPDFAGSQFNQIQIIRALGQPLIMVTISLIATAYILPQDAGSASSLFNILRNLGGAIGIALLATLLDARTKTYFDYLREAIVPTNPQVAERLATLAQQFGSDTAALGKLSEIAHQQAQIMAYNDAFHFVGLALGVSMVAVLLTKALPAGLKAGESH comes from the coding sequence GTGATGAGCGTGATGCTCGGCGCGTTCATGGCGGTGCTCGACATCCAGATCACCAACTCGTCGCTCAAGGACATCCAGGGCGCGCTGTCAGCCACCCTGGAAGAAGGCTCGTGGATTTCCACGTCTTACCTTGTAGCCGAAATCATCATGATCCCCCTCACCGCCTGGCTGGTGCAGTTGCTCTCGGCGCGGCGGCTGGCGGTCTGGGTGTCGGTGGGGTTCCTGATCGCCTCGTTGATGTGCTCCATGGCCTGGAGCCTGGAAAGCATGATCGTGTTCCGCGCCCTGCAAGGCTTTACCGGCGGTGCGCTGATCCCGCTGGCGTTCACCCTTACCCTGATCAAGCTACCCGAACACCACCGCGCCAAAGGCATGGCCATGTTCGCCATGACCGCCACCTTCGCGCCCTCCATTGGCCCGACCATCGGCGGCTGGCTCACGGAAAACTGGGGGTGGGAATACATCTTCTACATCAACGTGCCACCGGGCCTGCTGATGATCGCCGGGCTGCTCTATGGCCTGGAAAAAAAGGCCTCGAACTGGGACCTGCTGAAGAGCACCGACTACCTGGGCATCGCCACCCTGGCGGTGGGCCTCGGCTGCTTGCAGGTGTTTCTGGAGGAAGGCCACCGCAAGGACTGGCTTGAGTCGAACCTGATCGTCAGCCTCGGCAGCATCGCCCTGCTCAGCCTGATCACCTTTGTCATCGTGCAACTGTCCAAACCCAACCCACTGATCAACCTGGGCATCCTCGCCAACCGCAACTTTGGCCTGTCGAGCATTGCCAGCATTGGCATGGGCGTCGGCCTGTACGGCTCGATCTACCTGCTGCCGCTGTACCTGGCGCAGATCCAGAACTACAACGCCTTACAGATCGGCGAAGTGATCATGTGGATGGGCGTGCCCCAGCTGTTTCTGATTCCGCTGGTGCCCAAGCTGATGAAGTACGTGTCGCCCAAATGGCTATGCACTGTAGGATTCGGCCTGTTCGGCCTGGCGAGTTTTTCCTCGGGGGTGCTCAACCCGGACTTCGCCGGCAGCCAGTTCAACCAGATCCAGATCATCCGCGCCCTGGGGCAGCCGCTGATCATGGTAACCATCTCGCTGATCGCCACCGCCTACATCCTGCCCCAGGACGCAGGCTCGGCGTCGAGCCTGTTCAACATCCTGCGCAACCTGGGCGGCGCCATCGGCATTGCATTGCTGGCGACGCTGCTGGATGCGCGCACCAAGACCTATTTCGATTATTTGCGCGAGGCGATCGTGCCGACCAACCCGCAGGTGGCGGAGCGACTGGCAACACTGGCGCAGCAGTTCGGCAGCGACACCGCAGCGCTGGGCAAGCTCAGCGAGATCGCGCACCAGCAGGCGCAGATCATGGCCTACAACGATGCGTTTCACTTTGTCGGGTTGGCGCTGGGGGTCAGTATGGTCGCGGTGTTGTTGACCAAGGCGTTGCCGGCGGGGTTGAAGGCTGGGGAGAGTCATTGA
- the uvrB gene encoding excinuclease ABC subunit UvrB, translating into MSDFQLVTRFEPAGDQPEAIRQMVEGIEAGLAHQTLLGVTGSGKTFSIANVIAQINRPTLVLAPNKTLAAQLYGEFKAFFPNNAVEYFVSYYDYYQPEAYVPSSDTFIEKDASINDHIEQMRLSATKALLERKDAIIVTTVSCIYGLGSPESYLKMVLHIDRGDKLDQREVLRRLTSLQYTRNDMDFARATFRVRGDVIDVYPAESDLEAIRIELFDDEVESLSAFDPLTGEVIRKLPRFTFYPKSHYVTPRETLLDAVEHIKVELAERLDYLRANNKLVEAQRLEQRTRFDLEMILELGYCNGIENYSRYLSGRDSGAPPPTLYDYLPDDALLVIDESHVSVPQVGAMYKGDRSRKETLVEYGFRLPSALDNRPMRFDEWEAISPQTIFVSATPGNYEAEHAGRVIEQLVRPTGLVDPEIEIRPALTQVDDLLSEIHKRVALEERVLVTTLTKRMSEDLTDYLADHGVRVRYLHSDIDTVERVEIIRDLRLGTFDVLVGINLLREGLDMPEVSLVAILDADKEGFLRSERSLIQTIGRAARNLNGRAILYADRITGSMERAIGETERRRDKQIAFNLANGITPKGVFKDVADIMEGAVVPGSRSKKRKGMAKAAEESAKYENELRSPSEITKRIRQLEEKMYQLARDLEFEAAAQTRDEIGKLRERLLAV; encoded by the coding sequence ATGTCGGATTTCCAACTCGTCACCCGCTTCGAGCCCGCCGGCGATCAACCCGAGGCGATTCGCCAGATGGTCGAAGGCATCGAGGCCGGCCTGGCGCACCAGACGCTGCTCGGGGTGACCGGTTCGGGCAAGACCTTCAGCATCGCCAACGTGATCGCGCAGATCAATCGCCCGACCCTGGTGCTGGCACCGAACAAGACCCTGGCCGCGCAGCTTTACGGCGAGTTCAAGGCGTTCTTCCCGAACAACGCGGTGGAGTACTTCGTTTCCTACTACGACTACTACCAGCCTGAAGCCTACGTGCCGTCGTCGGACACCTTCATCGAGAAAGATGCGTCTATCAACGACCACATCGAACAGATGCGCTTGTCGGCGACCAAGGCGCTGCTGGAGCGCAAGGACGCGATCATCGTCACCACGGTGTCGTGCATCTACGGCCTGGGCAGCCCGGAAAGCTACCTGAAGATGGTGCTGCATATCGACCGGGGCGACAAACTCGACCAGCGCGAAGTGCTGCGCCGACTGACGAGCTTGCAGTACACCCGCAACGACATGGATTTCGCCCGCGCCACCTTCCGCGTGCGCGGCGATGTGATCGACGTGTACCCGGCCGAGTCCGACCTGGAAGCGATCCGCATCGAACTGTTCGACGATGAAGTCGAAAGCCTGTCGGCCTTCGACCCGTTGACCGGCGAAGTGATCCGCAAGTTGCCACGCTTCACCTTCTATCCGAAAAGCCACTACGTTACGCCGCGTGAAACCTTGCTGGACGCCGTTGAGCACATCAAGGTGGAGCTGGCCGAGCGTCTCGACTACCTGCGCGCCAACAACAAGCTGGTGGAAGCCCAGCGCCTGGAGCAACGCACGCGCTTCGACCTGGAGATGATCCTGGAGTTGGGCTACTGCAACGGCATCGAAAACTACTCGCGCTACCTCTCGGGCCGCGATTCTGGCGCGCCGCCGCCGACGCTGTATGACTACCTGCCGGACGATGCGCTGCTGGTGATCGACGAATCCCACGTCAGCGTGCCGCAGGTCGGCGCGATGTATAAGGGCGACCGTTCGCGTAAAGAAACGCTGGTGGAATACGGTTTCCGCCTGCCTTCGGCGCTGGACAACCGGCCGATGCGGTTTGACGAGTGGGAAGCCATCAGCCCGCAGACGATTTTTGTATCGGCGACGCCGGGCAACTACGAGGCTGAGCATGCCGGCCGCGTGATCGAGCAGTTGGTGCGTCCGACCGGCCTGGTCGACCCGGAAATCGAAATCCGCCCGGCGCTGACCCAGGTTGATGACTTGCTCTCGGAAATCCACAAACGCGTCGCGCTGGAAGAGCGGGTGCTGGTCACCACGCTGACCAAGCGCATGTCCGAAGACTTGACCGACTACCTTGCCGACCACGGCGTACGCGTGCGTTACCTGCACTCGGACATCGACACCGTGGAGCGCGTGGAGATCATCCGCGACCTGCGCCTGGGCACCTTTGACGTGCTGGTGGGGATCAACCTGCTGCGTGAAGGTTTGGACATGCCGGAAGTGTCGCTGGTGGCGATCCTCGACGCGGACAAGGAGGGCTTCCTGCGCTCCGAGCGTTCGCTGATCCAGACCATCGGGCGTGCCGCGCGTAACCTCAATGGCCGCGCGATTCTCTATGCCGACCGCATCACCGGCTCCATGGAGCGCGCGATTGGTGAGACCGAGCGCCGTCGCGACAAGCAGATTGCCTTTAACCTGGCCAATGGCATTACGCCCAAGGGCGTGTTCAAGGACGTTGCCGACATTATGGAAGGCGCTGTCGTACCGGGTTCGCGCAGCAAGAAGCGCAAAGGCATGGCCAAGGCGGCCGAGGAAAGCGCCAAGTACGAGAACGAACTGCGCTCGCCGAGCGAGATCACCAAGCGTATTCGCCAGTTGGAAGAGAAAATGTACCAGTTGGCGCGGGATCTGGAGTTTGAAGCGGCGGCGCAGACGCGCGATGAGATTGGCAAGTTGCGCGAGCGGTTGTTGGCGGTTTGA
- a CDS encoding amino acid aminotransferase, producing MSLFSAVEMAPRDPILGLNEAFNADTRTTKVNLGVGVYCNEEGKIPLLRAVAEAEAIRVAQHAARGYLPIDGIAAYDKAVQTLLFGAESPLLNAGRVTTVQAVGGTGALKIGADFLKQLLPGAVVAISDPSWENHRALFETAGFPVQNYRYYDAATHDVNRAGLLEDLNALPPQSIVVLHACCHNPTGVDLTPADWQNVLDVVKAKRLVPFLDMAYQGFGDGIHEDAAAVRLFAESGLTFFVSSSFSKSFSLYGERVGALSIVGESKEESARILSQVKRVIRTNYSNPPTHGAAIVAAVLNSPELRAQWEAELAEMRLRIRGMREQMVSELAKAAPGHDFSFVGRQRGMFSYSGLTVEQVTRLRTEFGIYALDTGRICVAALNQSNIDAVTKAIVQVL from the coding sequence ATGAGCCTGTTCTCCGCTGTCGAAATGGCACCACGCGATCCTATCCTGGGCCTCAACGAAGCATTCAACGCCGACACTCGAACCACCAAGGTCAACCTTGGCGTAGGCGTTTACTGCAACGAGGAGGGGAAGATTCCACTCTTGCGTGCCGTTGCCGAAGCGGAAGCCATTCGCGTGGCGCAACACGCTGCCCGTGGCTACTTGCCAATCGACGGCATCGCGGCCTACGACAAGGCCGTGCAGACCCTGCTGTTTGGTGCTGAGTCGCCACTGCTGAACGCTGGCCGTGTCACCACCGTGCAAGCGGTTGGCGGCACCGGCGCGCTGAAAATCGGTGCTGATTTCCTCAAGCAACTGCTGCCAGGCGCCGTCGTCGCCATCAGCGACCCAAGCTGGGAAAACCACCGCGCCCTGTTCGAAACCGCCGGTTTCCCGGTGCAGAACTACCGCTACTACGACGCCGCCACCCATGACGTAAACCGTGCCGGCCTGCTCGAAGACCTCAACGCCCTGCCGCCGCAGTCCATCGTGGTGCTGCACGCCTGCTGCCACAACCCGACCGGCGTCGACCTGACCCCGGCCGACTGGCAGAACGTGCTGGACGTGGTCAAGGCCAAGCGCCTCGTACCGTTCCTCGACATGGCCTACCAGGGCTTTGGCGATGGCATCCACGAAGACGCCGCGGCCGTGCGCCTGTTCGCCGAGTCCGGTCTGACCTTCTTTGTGTCCAGCTCGTTCTCCAAGTCGTTCTCCCTGTACGGCGAACGTGTGGGCGCGCTGTCCATCGTCGGCGAATCCAAGGAAGAAAGCGCGCGCATCCTGTCCCAGGTCAAGCGTGTGATCCGCACCAACTACTCCAACCCGCCAACCCACGGCGCCGCGATTGTAGCTGCCGTGCTGAACAGTCCTGAGCTGCGCGCGCAGTGGGAAGCCGAACTGGCTGAAATGCGCCTGCGCATTCGTGGGATGCGTGAGCAGATGGTGTCGGAACTGGCCAAGGCTGCACCGGGCCATGACTTCAGCTTCGTCGGCCGCCAGCGTGGGATGTTCTCCTACTCCGGCCTGACCGTTGAGCAAGTCACCCGCCTGCGCACCGAGTTCGGCATCTACGCCCTCGACACCGGCCGCATCTGCGTGGCGGCGTTGAACCAGTCGAACATCGACGCAGTCACAAAGGCAATCGTCCAGGTCCTGTAA